CTCCGTATATATGAAAACCCGAGAAGCCATGTTGAGCATGTTATTATAAACGGTAATACAAAGACAAAGGATTATGTAATCCGCCGTGAAATTCCTGTAGAACCTGGAGATATTTTTTCAAATACAAAGATTATGACGGCTTTCAGAAGTCTTAATAACCTTCAGTATTTCTCTTCCGTACAGCCGGACGTACAGCAGGGCTCTGAATCTGATCTTGTAGATATTATCTTTAACGTTGAGGAGCAGGGAACCACTCAGCTTGACTTCGGATTTACTTTCAGCGGAATGAGTGATCCTGATGCATTCCCGGTTGCACTTTATGCCAAGATACAGAATTCCAATGTGTTCGGAGAAGGTAAGACGCTTTCTTTGGGAACTACTCTTTCTACAACCGAACAGTCCGTGAATATGGGTTATGGACAGAACTGGCTGTTTGGAAAACCTATCAGCGTAGGCTTCAATATTGGTTATTCTCATTCAACAAATTATGCGCTCAGAAATTATTTTGATTTCTATTCCGGAGAGATTAATGATGATAATTACTATATGGAATATGAGCAGCATGAATTCAATCTTGGAACTTCCCTCGGATACAGATGGGTTAAGGACTTTGGAACCCTTACACTTAAGGGCGGAATAACCGGAAGTCTTATTGATAATATTTATGATGATGACAGATTTGTTCCGTATGATTCTTCTATAAGTCAGTACTGCAATAACTGGGAACCTAAGAATTCTGTATGGAGTTCATTCTCATTTGATGCCCGTGACAGTTCTTATGATCCGTCAACAGGATGGTTTGGAAGCCAGCGCGTGGCATGGTACGGACTTCTTCCTGAGGGAATATTTGGTTTTGCACCTGAATGGGGTGAAAAAGAATTCTATCTGCGTACGGACACAAAACTTGAGCGTTATTTTACCCTGTTAAATCTTCCTGTAAGCGAAACCTGGAATTTCAAGCTTGTATTTATGGGATATACCGGACTGTCAATGCAGTTCCCGTTCTTTGATACTTCAATCAAGCGTTCCAACCAGCTGTATATTGACGGTATGTTTAATGGCCGCGGATGGGAAATTTATAATACTGATGAGGGAAGGGGCTGTACTGTATGGAGTAACTATGCGGAAATACGCATGCCTCTTGTACCTGGCGTTCTTGCAATAGACGGTTTCTTTGATGCAATTGCAATTAAAGATTCAGTTTCAGATTTCTTCAGCGGACTTACTGATGATGACTGGTATTACAGTTTCGGTCCAAGCATCCGTTTTACGATTCCTCAGCTTCCGATCAGGCTTCTGTTTGCAAATACCTTCAGGGTACAGAACGGAAATGTGGTATGGTGTGATCAGGACGGTGACCCTAATTCAAATAAATGGTATAGTAATTTCCACTTTAAGTTCTCATTTACTAATATAAATTACTAGTCTGGGGGAAATATGAACTCATTAAGAAAATATCTTATAGTATTGGGTGCGGTTTTTGTCACTGCAGCATCAGGTGCTTTTGCTCAGCAGATTACTAAGTTTGCAGTTGTTGATACAGCCCGTGTTTATCAGGCTTATTACAGGGATTCTGCACCTGTACGTAATTACGAAAGCAAGAAGGCAGAATTTCAGAAAGAAATAAACAAGCTTGTTTCAGAAATTCAGGGACTTCATGATAAAAAACTTGAGTATCAGCGTGCCGGAAAAGATTCTGATGCCCTTAAAGTTGAACAGCAGATTACTAAAAAGACAGAATATCTGAATGAATATACTTATGCAAAAAACATGGAACTGAAGAGCCTGGAAAAGTCTCTCCAGAATAATAATGAATTTTACAAGAATCTTTACAGTACGCTGGAACGTGTTGCGGAAATCGGAGGTTACAGTATGATTTTAAGCCTTCAGCAGAATAATGCAATTCTCTGGTACAGTTCTTCTGTTGACGTTACTGATGAGGTTATTTCCCGTTTAGGAATTAGCGGCGAGTAGAATGGCTGATGAAATCACTCCTCTTTTTGCCCAGTACCTTGGAATAAAACAGCAGCATCCTAATGAGGTTTTATTTTTCAGACTGGGCGATTTTTATGAAATGTTCGACGATGATGCCGTTGAAGTTTCCCGTCTTTTGAATCTTACCCTTACCCACAGAGGACAGAATCCTATGTGCGGTATTCCCTATCATGCAGCAAAAATATATATAGCCAGGCTTCTTCGTCTTGGAAAAAAAATTGCCATTGCAGAACAGGTTGGGGATATTCCTGCTCCTGGTAAAGGTCTTACTGAACGAAAAGTCATAGAGATAATAACTCCTGGAACAGCTCTTGAAAGTGAATATCTTGACGGCGGAATAAATAATTTTCTTGCTTCATTATGTGTCCGCGGAAAAGAAACAGGTTTTTCTTTTATTGATGTAACGACCGGTGAATTTAAGGCAACATCTTTTGAAACAGCTTCCATTCAGGAAAATTTTCCGAAAGAACTTGGCCGCTGCAGTCCGAGGGAACTTATTCTTCCGGAAAGTCTCAGAAGTAACAGAATAATACAGGATACTGTTGCTCTTTTTGACTCTATGGCTGTCAGTTACTATCCAGACTGGAACTTTTCACTGGATTCAGGATATGAACGTCTTACAGAACAGTTTGGTACTGCAAACTTAAGGTCATTTTCCCTTACAGAAAATTCTGTTGAGGTAATGAGCGCCGGTTTTCTGCTTGATTATGTATCCAAGACGACAAATGTTTCTTCTCCGCATATTAAATCTATTCAGGTATATAAGGACAGTGAGTATGTAGTGATGGATGATTCTTCCCGCAGAAATCTTGAGATAACAGGCAATCTGAGGGATGGTTCACAGCAGTTTTCACTTCTTGAGTGTGTAAATTATACCCGTACGGCAATGGGCAGCCGAATGATGCGGAAATGGCTTACGTTTGCCCTGACAGATGTAAATGCAATTATTTCAAGACAGAATCATGTTGAACTGTTTGTAAATGACAGGACTCTTCTTCGCCGTATAAGGGATCAGCTGGACGGTATTCTTGATGTAGAACGTCTTGCAGGCCGCATAGCCATGGATAAGGCCCACGGAAAAGATCTTCAGGCGCTGCGTGCAAGTCTTTCCTGCTGGCTTAACATTCAGTCTATTCTTGGGGACAGTAATTTTGCCCTCATAAATCCGGAACCGGCGGCAGAAATAATAGACCTTATTGCAAATTCCATAATGGAAGATCCGGCAACGAGCCTTACTGACGGTGGAATTATAAAGAGCGGATGGTCAGAAGAACTGGATCACTGGCGGCAGGTACATGATAATTTTAATCAGGTTCTTGATGAATATGTGGAAGAAGAAAAGCAGGCAACTGGAATTCAGAATCTGAAAATAAAGAAAAGCGGCAACATGGGCTACTTTATTGAGGTAAGTAAAGGTAAGCTGGATAAGGTGCCGTCTCATTTTATAATGCGAAGGACTCTTGTAAATGCAGACCGCTATACGACGGAAAAACTGCAGGAACTTGAGTCAAATCTGAATGAATCAGATACCAGGATACTCGAACTTGAAAGGGATCTTTTCCTTGAAGTAAGAAACCGGCTCAAGGCTTTTGTGGCATACCTGCAGCAGACTGCACGGGAAATAGCTTATGCTGATGTTACTTCTTCTTTTGCAGAAGCTGCTGTGCGTCATAACTGGGTACGGCCGGTTATTGAAGAAAGTCTGGTTTTTGATGTAAAAGGCGGACGTCATCCGGTTGTTGAACAGCATATTCCCCAGGGAGAATTTGTTCCTAATGATCTTAATCTCTGTTCTGAGGACGGCTGTACGTTTGCACTGATTACCGGACCTAATATGGCAGGTAAAAGTACTTTTTTAAGGCAGAATGCCCTGATTTCCCTCCTTGCACAGACCGGCAGTTATGTTCCTGCTTTGTACGCAAGGCTTGGTATAGTTGACCGGATATTCTGCCGTGTAGGCGCCAGTGATAATCTTGCAAAGGGAGAGTCTACTTTTCTTGTAGAAATGACGGAAACGGCTCATATTCTCAGGAGTGCGACGGAAAAGTCCCTGGTAATAATGGATGAAGTAGGAAGGGGTACAAGTACGGAAGACGGTCTTTCCATTGCCTGGGCTGTAAGTGAATATCTTCTTGAGCGGATAAAATGTAAGACTTTGTTTGCAACTCATTATCATGAGCTTACGAGAATGGAGTCTGATCGTGCAAAAAAACTTTGCATGGCTGTGGATGAAAGCACGAGCGAAGTTGTTTTCTTGAGGAAAGTAATTTCCGGTTCAAGTCAGAATTCTTACGGTATTCATGTTGCCAGACTTGCGGGAGTTCCTGAACCTGTAATAAAAAGAGCCCAGATGATTCTTGAAAAAATACAGGGAGAAGCTGAGGATAAGCCTGTCATCAATGCAGATGAGCATGTATTTGAGGAAGAAAAATCAGCTGCTGCTCCAGTTTCTTTTACAGGGGGGCTTTTCAGTGATGAGGAGCTTATACTTGATGAGATACTGTCACTGGAAGTAGATTCAATAACGCCAATTCAGGCTCTTCAGACCATTGCAAGATGGAAACATTCTCTTTCCGGAAGGTAATAATACGGAGGTATAGATATGGATTTTACTCAGGTTATCAGGAACCGTTATTCCTGTAAAAAGTATTCAGACGGAGTTATTACAGAAGAACAGCTGAATGCGGTTCTTGAAGCAGGAAGACTTGCTCCTACCGCTAAAAATCTTCAGGAACAGCATGTTTATGTAATTCAGTCTGCAGAAGGCCTCGCAAAGGTTGATTCAGTAACCCCGTGTCGTTATGGAGCTACAACGGTACTTATGGTTGCCTTTGACAGTAAGAATGTCTTTACTTATCCGGGCGGAAAACGTGATTCAGGTGTAGAAGATGCTTCCATTGTTGCCACACATATGATGCTTGCTGCAGAAAATGCCGGAGTTCAGTCCTGCTGGCTTAATTTTTTTGATCCGCAGAAAATTAAGGAGGCTTTTAATCTTCCTGAAAACGAAGAAGTTCTGATGCTGCTGGATCTCGGTTTTGCGGCTGAAGGTTCAGGTCCTCTGCCAAATCATACAAACCGCAGGGATCTTGCCGAGACAGTAACTTACTGTTAAAAAAAAATATTTTTTTTCCGTCAGAATTTGGGGATTTTTATCTGTTCTGGACAATATTATATATATGGGAATATTGTTCAGAACATTACTTTTTTTTAAGCGGTGGATTTACACTGTTTTAACCTTCTTTTTTTCTGAAAACCGGTGCATATGCTGCAATTCGCCTGTTTACGGCGGCTTTTTATGTGCTTCCTGTCTTAAAAACTGTGCTTCTGAAATTACTGGAAACTGCAGCCGGTGTTCTGTATGCGGTAAACCTTTACTGAGTGAAACTGATATCTGTTCAGACTGCAGGCAGAAAAGGATTTTATTTAGTGCTGACGGCTGTTTTCCTCTTTTTACATACCGTTTATGGAAAAAAAACATGCTTTTTATGTGGAAAATGCAGAATGAAAGAAGCCTTTCTTTTGTATTTGCGTATTTTGCAGCTTCTGCCATGAGGAAACTCTATCCTGAGGGAAATTATCCTGCCATTTGCGGAGTTCCGCCCCGTCCTGGAAAACTTCGTGAGAGGGGATGGGATCAGATTAAAGAACTTTGTTTTTACCTGAAGGTGCTTTATGGTTTCAGAATCTGCTCTCTGCTTGTAAGGGTCAACAGAAAACAGCAGAAGAAACTTGATCGTGCCGCCCGTATAAAACAGATGGAAGGAAGCTACGTATTGAGGAACAGCTGCAGAATACCTGAAAGGGTAGTGCTGATTGATGATGTCTTTACGACGGGTTCTACGGCAGAAAGCTGCTGTGCCCTGCTGAAGAAAGCCGGAGTACGGAATGTAAAAGTCCTTACGCTGTTTATAGTGGACTGACCTTTGCATATCTTGATGTTTTTATTTCGTTTGTGGTTGTCTGAAAGCGATTTGTGTATTAAAATTAAAGTTATACAGGAGATTTAAATGGCCGAAGAAAACACTCAGTTTCAGCTTGTTACTTTTCAGCTTGGTGATGAATTGTACGGTGTGGACATAATGGACGTTAAGGAGATTGTAAAGGTTCAGCCTGTGCGCCCGATTCCTAATGCGCCGTATTACGTAGAAGGAATCATTAATCTTCGCAGTGAAATTATTCCTATCATGAATCTTCACAAGCGTTTTTATATTACAAAACTTGCAAAAGATACGGACGGAGATGTTACTGATGATGACGGAGGTTTTATTATCCTTGATATTGAAGGAAATAAAATCGGAATCATTATTGACAGAATAGCCCGCGTTGTTCCTGTTAATTCTGCAGAAATCAAGGCTCCGCCTCAGATGCTCAGCGGAATTGGAACCGAATATATTCAGGGTGTCGTTCAGCAGGAAAATTCCTACCTTATCATTATGGATATCCGCAAGCTTTTCAGTGCAAAAGAACTTCAGAAAATGCTTGGTGATGAATCTGACGAAGAAGAAGAAAAATAAAACTTTACGGCATCCGGTTTAAAACCGGTTGCCTTGTATTTAAAAATATTTTACTCTAAAACTGATGGTTTTAGGGGTTCCTGTAATGAATTCTTATTTTATATACGCATTTTTTTCAAAAAGGAATATTTTAAAAAATGATACAG
Above is a window of Treponema rectale DNA encoding:
- the bamA gene encoding outer membrane protein assembly factor BamA codes for the protein MRFKHGFFAAVLLLAGLVSAPVFAQEEWYYNKPVKTITFENLKNIKSKDLDGIVSSYINKNFTDELISELYDKMFALDYFSDVEVQAQPGKDKGKSVNIVIKVVELPIITRIVFQGNSEIHTSELKDVILSKERDVYKQANLWADERAVRNHYIDSGYNEVKVRCYIERQGEDIIEHISISEGNKTIVKKINFNGNVVVTAKTLKSKISLKEAGLFSEGAFQEASLTADSKAIVDYYKDRGYVDAKVLNVKQEPVLNEKKQRKEIYITFEIQEGSQYTFGGITFEGNKVFSTDTLEKLVALKTGDIYKESRFVRTRWAVQNLYYENGYTSNQFVPEVNKDTENKVISYVLRIYENPRSHVEHVIINGNTKTKDYVIRREIPVEPGDIFSNTKIMTAFRSLNNLQYFSSVQPDVQQGSESDLVDIIFNVEEQGTTQLDFGFTFSGMSDPDAFPVALYAKIQNSNVFGEGKTLSLGTTLSTTEQSVNMGYGQNWLFGKPISVGFNIGYSHSTNYALRNYFDFYSGEINDDNYYMEYEQHEFNLGTSLGYRWVKDFGTLTLKGGITGSLIDNIYDDDRFVPYDSSISQYCNNWEPKNSVWSSFSFDARDSSYDPSTGWFGSQRVAWYGLLPEGIFGFAPEWGEKEFYLRTDTKLERYFTLLNLPVSETWNFKLVFMGYTGLSMQFPFFDTSIKRSNQLYIDGMFNGRGWEIYNTDEGRGCTVWSNYAEIRMPLVPGVLAIDGFFDAIAIKDSVSDFFSGLTDDDWYYSFGPSIRFTIPQLPIRLLFANTFRVQNGNVVWCDQDGDPNSNKWYSNFHFKFSFTNINY
- a CDS encoding OmpH family outer membrane protein, which translates into the protein MNSLRKYLIVLGAVFVTAASGAFAQQITKFAVVDTARVYQAYYRDSAPVRNYESKKAEFQKEINKLVSEIQGLHDKKLEYQRAGKDSDALKVEQQITKKTEYLNEYTYAKNMELKSLEKSLQNNNEFYKNLYSTLERVAEIGGYSMILSLQQNNAILWYSSSVDVTDEVISRLGISGE
- the mutS gene encoding DNA mismatch repair protein MutS, which gives rise to MADEITPLFAQYLGIKQQHPNEVLFFRLGDFYEMFDDDAVEVSRLLNLTLTHRGQNPMCGIPYHAAKIYIARLLRLGKKIAIAEQVGDIPAPGKGLTERKVIEIITPGTALESEYLDGGINNFLASLCVRGKETGFSFIDVTTGEFKATSFETASIQENFPKELGRCSPRELILPESLRSNRIIQDTVALFDSMAVSYYPDWNFSLDSGYERLTEQFGTANLRSFSLTENSVEVMSAGFLLDYVSKTTNVSSPHIKSIQVYKDSEYVVMDDSSRRNLEITGNLRDGSQQFSLLECVNYTRTAMGSRMMRKWLTFALTDVNAIISRQNHVELFVNDRTLLRRIRDQLDGILDVERLAGRIAMDKAHGKDLQALRASLSCWLNIQSILGDSNFALINPEPAAEIIDLIANSIMEDPATSLTDGGIIKSGWSEELDHWRQVHDNFNQVLDEYVEEEKQATGIQNLKIKKSGNMGYFIEVSKGKLDKVPSHFIMRRTLVNADRYTTEKLQELESNLNESDTRILELERDLFLEVRNRLKAFVAYLQQTAREIAYADVTSSFAEAAVRHNWVRPVIEESLVFDVKGGRHPVVEQHIPQGEFVPNDLNLCSEDGCTFALITGPNMAGKSTFLRQNALISLLAQTGSYVPALYARLGIVDRIFCRVGASDNLAKGESTFLVEMTETAHILRSATEKSLVIMDEVGRGTSTEDGLSIAWAVSEYLLERIKCKTLFATHYHELTRMESDRAKKLCMAVDESTSEVVFLRKVISGSSQNSYGIHVARLAGVPEPVIKRAQMILEKIQGEAEDKPVINADEHVFEEEKSAAAPVSFTGGLFSDEELILDEILSLEVDSITPIQALQTIARWKHSLSGR
- a CDS encoding nitroreductase family protein — translated: MDFTQVIRNRYSCKKYSDGVITEEQLNAVLEAGRLAPTAKNLQEQHVYVIQSAEGLAKVDSVTPCRYGATTVLMVAFDSKNVFTYPGGKRDSGVEDASIVATHMMLAAENAGVQSCWLNFFDPQKIKEAFNLPENEEVLMLLDLGFAAEGSGPLPNHTNRRDLAETVTYC
- a CDS encoding ComF family protein; the encoded protein is MFRTLLFFKRWIYTVLTFFFSENRCICCNSPVYGGFLCASCLKNCASEITGNCSRCSVCGKPLLSETDICSDCRQKRILFSADGCFPLFTYRLWKKNMLFMWKMQNERSLSFVFAYFAASAMRKLYPEGNYPAICGVPPRPGKLRERGWDQIKELCFYLKVLYGFRICSLLVRVNRKQQKKLDRAARIKQMEGSYVLRNSCRIPERVVLIDDVFTTGSTAESCCALLKKAGVRNVKVLTLFIVD
- a CDS encoding chemotaxis protein CheW; protein product: MAEENTQFQLVTFQLGDELYGVDIMDVKEIVKVQPVRPIPNAPYYVEGIINLRSEIIPIMNLHKRFYITKLAKDTDGDVTDDDGGFIILDIEGNKIGIIIDRIARVVPVNSAEIKAPPQMLSGIGTEYIQGVVQQENSYLIIMDIRKLFSAKELQKMLGDESDEEEEK